In Acidovorax sp. GBBC 1281, a single window of DNA contains:
- the dxs gene encoding 1-deoxy-D-xylulose-5-phosphate synthase: MSTNSFPLLQTINDPADLRRLSRAELKDLATELRAFVLDSVSKTGGHLSSNLGTVELTVALHTVFDTPRDRLVWDVGHQTYPHKILTGRRDRMGTLRQFGGLSGFPQRAESEYDTFGTAHSSTSISAALGMALAAKQRGENRHAVAIIGDGAMTAGMAFEALNNAGVADANLLVILNDNDMSISPPVGALNRYLAQLMSGHFYAAAKNVGKTVLKPVPPLLEFAKRLEQQAKGMVVPATLFEKFGFNYIGPIDGHDLDSLIPTLENIKGLKGPQFLHVVTKKGQGYKLAEADPVAYHGPGKFDPRVGLTQPATPPKQTFTQVFGQWLCDMAAKDERLVGITPAMREGSGLVEFEKRFPGRYYDVGIAEQHAVTFAAGMACEGVKPVVAIYSTFLQRAYDQLIHDVALQNLPVVFALDRAGLVGADGATHAGAYDIPFVRCIPNMSMACPADERECRQLLTTAFEQDHPVAVRYPRGSGAGVVPLASLEGLPFGKGEVRRMGAAPQGQRIAILAFGTLLYPALQAGEALDATVVNMRWAKPIDTALLLEVAANHDALVTLEEGTTLGGAGSAVCEALNAAGVVRPVLQLGLPDAFIEHGDPARLLALQGLDAAGIEQAVRARFLAPSAAA, encoded by the coding sequence ATGTCCACGAATTCCTTTCCCCTGCTGCAGACCATCAACGACCCGGCCGACCTGCGCCGCCTGTCGCGCGCCGAGTTGAAGGACCTGGCCACCGAACTGCGCGCCTTCGTGCTCGACAGCGTCTCCAAGACCGGCGGACACCTGAGTTCCAACCTGGGCACGGTGGAGCTGACCGTGGCGCTGCACACCGTGTTCGACACCCCGCGCGACCGCCTCGTGTGGGACGTGGGCCACCAGACCTACCCCCACAAGATCCTGACCGGCCGGCGCGACCGCATGGGCACGCTGCGCCAGTTCGGCGGGCTGTCGGGCTTTCCGCAGCGGGCCGAGAGCGAGTACGACACCTTCGGCACGGCGCACTCCAGTACCAGCATCTCGGCCGCGCTCGGCATGGCGCTGGCCGCCAAGCAGCGGGGCGAGAACCGCCATGCCGTGGCCATCATCGGCGACGGCGCCATGACGGCGGGCATGGCCTTCGAGGCGCTGAACAACGCCGGCGTGGCCGATGCCAACCTGCTGGTCATCCTCAACGACAACGACATGAGCATCAGCCCGCCCGTGGGTGCGCTGAACCGCTATCTGGCGCAGCTCATGAGCGGCCATTTCTACGCCGCCGCCAAGAACGTGGGCAAGACCGTGCTCAAGCCCGTGCCGCCGCTGCTGGAGTTCGCCAAGCGGCTGGAGCAGCAGGCCAAGGGCATGGTGGTGCCGGCCACGCTGTTCGAAAAGTTCGGCTTCAACTACATCGGCCCCATCGACGGGCATGACCTCGACTCGCTCATTCCCACGCTGGAAAACATCAAGGGCCTGAAGGGCCCGCAGTTCCTGCACGTCGTTACCAAGAAGGGCCAGGGCTACAAGCTGGCCGAGGCCGATCCGGTGGCCTACCACGGCCCCGGCAAGTTCGACCCCCGCGTGGGCCTGACGCAGCCCGCCACGCCCCCGAAGCAGACCTTTACCCAGGTCTTCGGCCAATGGCTGTGCGACATGGCGGCCAAGGACGAACGGCTGGTGGGCATCACGCCCGCCATGCGGGAGGGCTCGGGGCTCGTGGAGTTCGAAAAGCGCTTCCCCGGCCGCTACTACGACGTGGGCATTGCCGAGCAGCACGCGGTCACGTTCGCCGCCGGCATGGCCTGCGAGGGCGTCAAGCCGGTGGTGGCGATCTACTCGACCTTCCTGCAGCGCGCCTACGACCAGTTGATCCACGACGTGGCCCTGCAGAACCTGCCCGTGGTGTTCGCGCTCGACCGCGCGGGCCTGGTCGGCGCCGATGGCGCCACGCATGCCGGCGCCTACGACATTCCGTTCGTGCGCTGCATTCCCAACATGAGCATGGCCTGCCCCGCCGACGAGCGCGAGTGCCGCCAGTTGCTGACCACCGCCTTCGAGCAGGACCATCCCGTGGCCGTGCGCTACCCGCGCGGCAGCGGCGCGGGCGTGGTGCCCCTGGCCAGCCTGGAGGGGCTGCCGTTCGGCAAGGGCGAGGTGCGCCGCATGGGCGCCGCGCCGCAGGGCCAACGCATCGCCATCCTGGCCTTCGGCACGCTGCTGTACCCCGCGCTGCAGGCGGGCGAGGCGCTGGATGCCACGGTGGTCAACATGCGCTGGGCCAAGCCCATCGACACGGCCCTGCTGCTGGAAGTGGCCGCGAACCACGATGCCCTGGTGACGCTGGAGGAGGGCACCACGCTGGGCGGCGCGGGAAGCGCCGTGTGCGAGGCCCTCAACGCCGCGGGCGTGGTGCGGCCGGTGCTGCAACTGGGCTTGCCCGATGCGTTCATCGAGCATGGCGACCCCGCCAGGCTGCTGGCGCTGCAGGGGCTGGATGCGGCAGGCATCGAGCAGGCCGTGCGCGCGCGGTTCCTGGCACCGTCCGCTGCGGCCTGA
- a CDS encoding polyprenyl synthetase family protein, translating to MAVVPTPLGPSTVPTALHPPFDLGAWSHAQLARVEDALSRWVCSDAPAGLGEAMRYAVLDGGKRLRPLLVLAASEAVGGLDEAALRAACSVELIHAYSLVHDDMPCMDNDVLRRGKPTVHVRFGEARALLAGDALQALAFGLLTPEGPQVPPAMQATLCRMLAQAAGADGMAGGQAIDLASVGRALSEAELRQMHRLKTGALLQGSVVMGAACGQAAPAALAALSQYGAALGLAFQVVDDILDVTADSATLGKTAGKDAASDKPTYVSLLGLKRAQAHAGELRVEAHAALAASGLPDTRALAALADMVVNRSH from the coding sequence ATGGCGGTAGTACCCACCCCTCTGGGCCCATCCACCGTGCCCACCGCGCTTCATCCCCCGTTCGACCTCGGCGCATGGAGCCACGCGCAACTGGCGCGCGTGGAGGACGCCCTGTCGCGCTGGGTGTGCAGCGATGCGCCCGCGGGCCTGGGCGAGGCCATGCGCTACGCAGTGCTCGACGGCGGCAAGCGCCTGCGGCCCCTGCTGGTGCTGGCCGCCTCGGAGGCCGTCGGCGGCCTGGACGAAGCGGCCCTGCGCGCGGCCTGCTCGGTGGAGCTGATCCACGCCTATTCCCTGGTGCACGACGACATGCCTTGCATGGACAACGACGTGCTGCGCCGCGGCAAGCCCACGGTGCACGTGCGCTTCGGCGAGGCCCGCGCGCTGTTGGCCGGCGATGCGCTGCAGGCGCTGGCCTTCGGCCTGCTCACGCCGGAGGGGCCGCAGGTGCCGCCCGCGATGCAGGCCACGCTGTGCCGCATGCTGGCGCAGGCCGCCGGTGCCGACGGCATGGCCGGCGGTCAGGCCATCGACCTGGCCAGCGTGGGCCGCGCTTTGAGCGAAGCCGAACTGCGCCAGATGCACCGGCTCAAGACCGGCGCGCTGCTGCAGGGCAGCGTGGTGATGGGTGCGGCCTGCGGGCAGGCCGCGCCGGCCGCCCTGGCCGCGCTGTCGCAGTACGGCGCCGCGCTGGGGCTGGCCTTCCAGGTGGTGGACGACATCCTCGACGTGACGGCCGATTCGGCCACGCTGGGCAAGACCGCCGGCAAGGACGCCGCGAGCGACAAGCCCACCTACGTATCGCTGCTCGGGCTCAAACGCGCCCAGGCGCACGCCGGCGAGCTGCGGGTCGAGGCGCACGCCGCGCTGGCCGCGAGCGGCCTGCCCGACACGCGCGCGCTGGCGGCGCTGGCCGACATGGTGGTGAACCGCTCGCACTGA
- the xseB gene encoding exodeoxyribonuclease VII small subunit, with amino-acid sequence MPKASAVPPKLPEPASYEAALEELEQLVGRIESGQLPLDQMLAGYQRGAQLLAFCRGRLEAVQDQIKVLDEGALQPWTQE; translated from the coding sequence ATGCCCAAGGCCTCCGCCGTTCCCCCGAAACTCCCCGAACCCGCCAGCTACGAAGCCGCGCTGGAAGAGCTGGAGCAACTCGTGGGGCGCATCGAGTCGGGCCAGTTGCCTCTGGACCAGATGCTCGCGGGCTACCAGCGCGGCGCGCAGCTGCTGGCCTTTTGCCGCGGCCGGCTGGAAGCGGTGCAGGACCAGATCAAGGTATTGGACGAAGGAGCGCTGCAACCATGGACGCAGGAGTGA
- a CDS encoding aromatic ring-hydroxylating oxygenase subunit alpha, with amino-acid sequence MSDLSLQLQQAASQLPVSSYFDEALFQRELETIFQRGPRYVGHQLSVPDAGDYYALPQEGEGRALVRNAQGGVELISNVCRHRQAVMLKGRGTLQGHGKGHAGGNIVCPLHRWTYSPGGQLLGAPHFAQDPCLNLNNYGLREWNGLLFEDNGRDIGADLAGMGPRAELSFDGFSLDRVEMHECNYNWKTFIEVYLEDYHVGPFHPGLGNFVTCEDLSWEFQKHYSVQTVGVASTFGKPGSDVYRQWHDVLLRYREGKLPERGAIWLTYYPHIMVEWYPHVLTVSTLHPVSPTKTMNMVEFYYPEEITAFEREFVEAQQAAYMETCIEDDEIGERMDAGRRALYERGDNEVGPYQSPMEDGMQHFHEWYRAAMGDAAPQR; translated from the coding sequence ATGTCTGATTTAAGTCTTCAACTGCAGCAGGCCGCAAGCCAACTACCAGTTTCAAGCTACTTTGACGAAGCGCTGTTCCAGCGCGAGCTGGAGACCATCTTCCAGCGCGGGCCCCGCTATGTGGGGCACCAGCTTTCCGTGCCCGATGCGGGCGACTACTACGCCCTGCCGCAGGAAGGCGAAGGCCGTGCGCTCGTGCGCAACGCGCAGGGCGGCGTCGAGCTGATCTCCAACGTGTGCCGCCACCGCCAGGCCGTGATGCTCAAGGGCCGCGGCACCCTGCAGGGCCACGGCAAGGGCCATGCGGGCGGCAACATCGTGTGCCCGCTGCACCGCTGGACGTATTCGCCCGGCGGCCAGCTGCTCGGCGCCCCGCACTTCGCGCAGGACCCCTGCCTGAACCTCAACAACTACGGCCTGCGCGAGTGGAACGGCCTCCTGTTCGAGGACAACGGCCGCGACATCGGCGCCGACCTGGCCGGCATGGGGCCGCGCGCCGAACTGAGCTTCGACGGCTTTTCGCTCGACCGCGTGGAAATGCACGAGTGCAACTACAACTGGAAGACCTTCATCGAGGTCTACCTCGAGGACTACCACGTGGGGCCCTTCCACCCGGGCCTGGGCAACTTCGTGACCTGCGAGGATCTGAGCTGGGAGTTCCAGAAGCATTATTCGGTGCAGACGGTCGGCGTGGCCTCCACCTTCGGCAAGCCCGGCTCCGACGTCTACCGCCAATGGCACGACGTGCTGCTGCGGTACCGCGAAGGCAAGCTGCCCGAGCGCGGCGCGATCTGGCTCACCTACTACCCGCACATCATGGTGGAGTGGTATCCGCACGTGCTCACCGTCTCCACGCTGCATCCCGTCAGCCCGACGAAGACGATGAACATGGTGGAGTTCTACTACCCCGAGGAGATCACCGCCTTCGAGCGCGAGTTCGTCGAGGCCCAGCAGGCCGCCTACATGGAAACCTGCATCGAGGACGACGAGATCGGCGAGCGCATGGACGCCGGCCGCCGCGCCCTCTACGAGCGCGGCGACAACGAGGTCGGTCCCTACCAGAGCCCGATGGAAGACGGCATGCAGCACTTCCACGAGTGGTACCGCGCCGCCATGGGCGATGCGGCGCCCCAGCGCTGA
- a CDS encoding DMT family transporter, translated as MQALWMVLAAFLFASMGVCVKVASAYFNSAELVCYRGIIGMAILWALACSQRVKLGTHYPGMHAWRSLVGVVSLGSWFYAIAHLPLATAMTLNYMSSVWIAAFLVGGALLAWRPSSSSSRPPLQGTLVFTVMVGFAGVVMMLRPSLDQHQMFAGLIGLLSGLTAAFAYMQVMALSRLGEPETRTVFYFAVGSAVAGGAGLLLTGMSDWPGWPSLWLLPIGVLAAGGQLCLTRAYASARTSRGTLVVANLQYSGIVFAGLYSVLLFGDDIPAIGWAGMALIVVSGIVATVLRARAAPGAPAEEH; from the coding sequence ATGCAAGCGCTCTGGATGGTGTTGGCCGCGTTCCTCTTCGCCAGCATGGGCGTGTGCGTCAAGGTCGCGTCGGCCTACTTCAACTCGGCCGAACTGGTGTGCTACCGCGGCATCATCGGCATGGCGATCCTGTGGGCGCTGGCGTGCTCGCAACGGGTCAAGCTGGGCACGCATTACCCGGGCATGCACGCGTGGCGCAGCCTGGTGGGGGTGGTCTCGCTGGGCTCGTGGTTCTACGCCATCGCACACCTGCCGCTGGCCACCGCGATGACGCTCAACTACATGAGCAGCGTGTGGATCGCGGCGTTTCTGGTCGGTGGCGCGCTGCTGGCCTGGCGGCCCTCGAGCAGCAGCTCGCGCCCGCCGCTGCAGGGCACGCTGGTGTTCACCGTGATGGTGGGCTTCGCCGGCGTGGTGATGATGCTGCGTCCCAGCCTCGACCAGCACCAGATGTTCGCCGGCCTGATCGGGTTGCTGTCGGGCCTCACCGCCGCGTTCGCCTACATGCAGGTCATGGCGCTGTCGCGCCTGGGCGAGCCCGAGACGCGCACGGTGTTCTATTTCGCCGTGGGTTCGGCGGTGGCTGGCGGCGCGGGCCTGCTGCTCACGGGCATGTCCGACTGGCCGGGCTGGCCCAGCCTGTGGTTGCTGCCGATCGGCGTGCTGGCCGCCGGCGGCCAGCTGTGCCTGACGCGGGCCTATGCCAGCGCGCGCACCTCGCGCGGCACGCTGGTGGTGGCCAACCTGCAGTATTCAGGCATTGTGTTCGCGGGGCTGTACAGCGTGCTGCTGTTCGGCGACGACATCCCCGCCATCGGCTGGGCCGGCATGGCGCTCATCGTGGTGAGCGGCATCGTGGCCACCGTGCTGCGGGCGCGCGCGGCCCCCGGGGCGCCGGCCGAAGAGCACTGA
- a CDS encoding sulfurtransferase gives MPYTTLISAAELQSLIASGAPRMVFDCTFDLTQPSLGEQQYRESHIPGALYAHLDRDLSAKHGAPGAGGTIVATEADQSASGGRHPLPNRDRLEAWLSRIGFTNGMQAVVYDRNGANYCGRLWWMLKWAGHDAVAVLDGGLQAWTAAGGDLASGDEPAHFQSNFKLGEPLRQLATAADVQAALGQDRQTVIDARAPARYRGEVEPLDPMAGHIPGALNRPFSENLGPDGRFKPAAQLRAEFEALLGARAPGTVVHQCGSGVSAIPNVLAMELAGFGKTTLFAGSWSEWCSVPDRPVERG, from the coding sequence ATGCCGTACACCACCCTGATCTCCGCCGCCGAACTGCAATCCCTCATCGCCAGCGGCGCGCCGCGGATGGTCTTCGACTGCACGTTCGACCTGACGCAGCCCTCGCTGGGCGAGCAGCAATACCGCGAATCGCACATTCCCGGCGCGCTCTACGCGCACCTGGACCGCGACCTGAGCGCCAAGCACGGCGCGCCCGGCGCGGGCGGCACCATCGTCGCCACCGAGGCGGACCAGTCCGCATCGGGCGGGCGCCACCCCCTGCCCAACCGCGACCGGCTCGAAGCCTGGCTCTCGCGCATCGGCTTCACCAACGGCATGCAGGCCGTGGTTTACGACCGCAACGGCGCCAACTACTGTGGCCGCCTGTGGTGGATGCTCAAGTGGGCCGGCCACGATGCGGTGGCGGTGCTGGACGGCGGCCTGCAGGCCTGGACCGCGGCGGGCGGGGACCTCGCCAGCGGCGACGAGCCGGCGCATTTCCAGTCCAACTTCAAGCTGGGCGAGCCCCTGCGCCAGCTGGCCACCGCGGCGGACGTGCAGGCCGCCCTGGGGCAGGACCGCCAGACGGTGATCGACGCCCGCGCGCCCGCCCGCTACCGCGGCGAGGTCGAGCCGCTGGACCCCATGGCCGGGCACATTCCGGGCGCGCTGAACCGCCCTTTCAGCGAAAACCTCGGGCCGGATGGCCGCTTCAAGCCCGCCGCGCAACTGCGCGCCGAGTTCGAGGCCCTGCTCGGCGCCCGCGCGCCCGGCACGGTGGTGCACCAGTGCGGCAGCGGGGTGAGCGCCATTCCCAATGTCTTGGCCATGGAACTGGCCGGTTTCGGAAAAACCACGCTGTTTGCCGGCAGCTGGAGCGAATGGTGCAGCGTTCCTGACCGCCCCGTGGAGCGCGGCTGA
- the flhD gene encoding flagellar transcriptional regulator FlhD produces the protein MTSEQLLAEIREANLTYLMLAQTLIRQDKAEAVFRLGLNEDAADILASLSAAQVLKLASRNTLLCSFRVDDNLVWSLLTNHNTPKKVGNEATNTLHANILMASRVSEVL, from the coding sequence ATGACCTCCGAACAACTTCTCGCTGAAATCCGCGAAGCCAACCTCACCTACCTGATGTTGGCACAGACCCTGATCCGCCAGGACAAGGCGGAAGCTGTTTTCCGTCTGGGCCTGAACGAAGACGCCGCCGACATCCTCGCCTCGCTGTCGGCCGCGCAGGTGCTCAAGCTGGCCTCCCGCAACACGCTGCTGTGCAGCTTCCGGGTGGACGACAACCTGGTGTGGAGCTTGCTCACCAACCACAACACCCCGAAGAAGGTCGGCAACGAAGCGACCAACACGCTGCACGCCAACATCCTGATGGCCAGCCGCGTGTCCGAAGTGCTCTGA
- the flhC gene encoding flagellar transcriptional regulator FlhC — MSAPVKSVLNESKQIERAAMLIQMGARMQVLESETTLSYERLIRLYKEIAGKSPSKGQLPFSTDWFLTWQENIHSSLFLNIYEYLSKGVDLDSVELLTKAYRLYNEQVTTAEIEPLLSFTRAWRLVKFVDAGMLTRTACSQCSGQFVTELYENARNYTCGLCNPPARAGKSKSAGALMLH; from the coding sequence ATGTCCGCACCCGTCAAGAGCGTCCTCAACGAATCCAAGCAGATCGAACGCGCCGCCATGCTGATCCAGATGGGTGCCCGCATGCAGGTGCTGGAGTCGGAAACCACGCTGTCCTACGAGCGCCTGATCCGGCTGTATAAGGAGATCGCCGGCAAGTCGCCGTCCAAGGGCCAGCTGCCCTTCTCGACCGACTGGTTCCTGACCTGGCAAGAGAACATCCACAGCTCGCTGTTCCTGAACATCTACGAATACCTGTCCAAGGGCGTGGACCTGGATTCGGTGGAACTGCTCACCAAGGCCTACCGCCTGTACAACGAGCAGGTCACCACCGCCGAGATCGAACCCCTGCTGTCCTTCACCCGCGCCTGGCGACTGGTGAAGTTCGTGGACGCCGGCATGCTGACCCGCACCGCCTGCTCGCAGTGCAGCGGCCAGTTCGTCACCGAGCTGTACGAAAACGCCCGCAACTACACCTGCGGCCTGTGCAACCCGCCCGCCCGTGCCGGCAAGAGCAAATCGGCCGGCGCGCTGATGCTGCATTGA
- a CDS encoding FlgO family outer membrane protein, which yields MRRRTVLAGALAGAAVVAMPGCARFYYGSAAAGGVQTDLLEFNQKAADMLLQGAPLDPRQPVLVSTLVHLDRLNESSRLGRLCSEQIAGRLVQRGVRVTELKLRENLVMRPGDGELLLSREVREVSRAQAAQAVVVGTYAATPQTVYVSLKLVSPEGNAVMAAYDYALPVDSDIRILLAMR from the coding sequence ATGAGGCGCCGCACCGTGCTGGCCGGCGCGCTGGCGGGCGCCGCGGTGGTGGCCATGCCGGGTTGCGCGCGTTTCTACTACGGCAGCGCGGCCGCAGGCGGCGTGCAGACCGACCTGCTCGAATTCAACCAGAAGGCCGCGGACATGCTGCTGCAGGGCGCGCCGCTCGATCCGCGCCAGCCGGTGCTGGTCTCCACGCTGGTGCACCTGGACCGGCTGAACGAATCGTCCCGGCTGGGCCGCCTGTGCTCCGAACAGATCGCCGGGCGGCTGGTGCAGCGCGGCGTGCGCGTGACCGAACTGAAGCTGCGCGAGAACCTGGTCATGCGGCCCGGCGACGGCGAACTGCTGCTCTCGCGCGAAGTGCGCGAGGTGAGCCGCGCCCAGGCGGCGCAGGCGGTGGTGGTGGGCACGTACGCGGCCACCCCGCAGACGGTGTACGTGAGCCTCAAGCTGGTGAGCCCCGAGGGCAACGCGGTCATGGCGGCCTACGACTACGCGCTGCCGGTGGACTCGGACATCCGCATCCTGCTGGCGATGCGCTGA
- a CDS encoding AI-2E family transporter: MSRPAAPLPPTPPLARQLPPTSATTGQLPAGDPPDHSDTSPSNPASDPTAAPEPGDDVPLEPLASGAEEASATSPASTAPSATAALPASPAAPHAEPHPSPSPAPAMPSAAAAAAALPGAPGFMLNMPIDVRNMSLALLALFATVALLHWASAVFIPLMLSVLLTTALHPAVTALHRWHIPRWLGAGVLLMGIVGNLGGAAWSLSDGAAELVDSVPVAARKVRDAMRQRVGGPSPLDTMQKAATQIEQAATESIPPQTRRGVQRVVIERAPFNIRDYVWSGTMGLASAAGQLTVVIFLTFFALASGNLFRRKLMRIAGHSLERRKVTMAVLDDITGQIQRYLLVQLLTSVLVGVATGAVYALLGLENPAVWGVVAGVLNLAPYIGSVVVTGASALVAFLQFGTVDMALAIGGASLVIHTLVGNLLTPWLTSKTSRMSPVAVFVSVLVWGWLWGLWGLLLGIPVMMAVKAICDRVEDLRAVGELLGD, from the coding sequence ATGTCCCGCCCCGCCGCCCCCCTGCCCCCCACGCCGCCCCTGGCGCGCCAACTTCCACCCACCTCCGCGACGACAGGGCAGCTTCCGGCCGGCGACCCGCCCGACCATTCCGACACCTCACCATCCAACCCCGCATCCGACCCCACCGCCGCGCCCGAGCCCGGCGACGACGTGCCGCTCGAACCCCTGGCCTCCGGGGCTGAGGAGGCATCGGCCACGTCGCCCGCCTCCACGGCCCCTTCCGCAACCGCCGCGCTGCCGGCCTCGCCCGCAGCACCGCACGCCGAACCGCACCCATCACCATCCCCGGCACCCGCCATGCCCTCGGCGGCCGCTGCCGCCGCGGCCCTGCCCGGGGCGCCGGGCTTCATGCTGAACATGCCGATCGACGTGCGCAACATGTCGCTCGCCCTGCTGGCCCTGTTCGCCACCGTCGCGCTGCTGCACTGGGCCAGCGCCGTGTTCATTCCCCTCATGCTGAGCGTGCTGCTCACCACCGCGCTGCATCCCGCGGTCACCGCCCTGCACCGCTGGCACATCCCGCGCTGGCTCGGGGCCGGCGTGCTGCTGATGGGCATCGTCGGCAACCTGGGCGGCGCGGCCTGGTCGCTCAGCGACGGCGCGGCCGAGCTGGTGGATTCGGTGCCCGTGGCCGCGCGCAAGGTGCGCGACGCCATGCGCCAGCGCGTGGGCGGGCCCAGCCCGCTGGACACCATGCAGAAGGCCGCCACGCAGATCGAGCAGGCCGCCACCGAGAGCATTCCGCCGCAGACGCGCCGCGGCGTGCAGCGCGTGGTGATCGAGCGCGCGCCCTTCAACATTCGCGACTACGTGTGGAGCGGCACCATGGGCCTGGCGTCTGCCGCCGGCCAGCTCACCGTGGTGATCTTCCTGACCTTCTTCGCGCTCGCATCGGGCAACCTGTTCCGGCGCAAGCTCATGCGCATCGCCGGGCATAGCCTGGAGCGGCGCAAGGTGACCATGGCGGTGCTGGACGACATCACCGGCCAGATCCAGCGCTACCTGCTGGTGCAACTGCTCACCAGCGTGCTGGTGGGCGTGGCCACCGGCGCGGTGTACGCCCTGCTCGGGCTGGAAAACCCCGCCGTCTGGGGCGTGGTGGCCGGGGTGCTCAACCTCGCGCCCTACATCGGCTCGGTGGTGGTGACGGGCGCCTCGGCGCTGGTCGCCTTCCTGCAGTTCGGCACCGTGGACATGGCGCTGGCCATCGGCGGCGCATCGCTCGTCATCCACACCCTGGTGGGCAATCTGCTCACCCCCTGGCTCACCAGCAAGACCAGCCGCATGAGCCCCGTGGCCGTGTTCGTCAGCGTGCTGGTGTGGGGCTGGCTGTGGGGGCTGTGGGGCCTGCTGCTGGGCATTCCGGTGATGATGGCCGTGAAGGCGATCTGCGACCGGGTGGAGGATCTGCGGGCGGTGGGGGAACTGCTGGGGGATTGA
- a CDS encoding LysE family translocator, whose translation MPIELWLAFVAASAVMLVIPGPTILTVISYSMSHGRRANVPLVLAVALGDSTALLMSLLGLGALLETSAFWFTAVKWVGGLYLLYLSIRLLRAGISATEIAAPAAPASRWRLFLNTYLVTALNPKGIVFFVAFLPQFLSPAASATQQMGILGVTFVVLAATNATLYAVFAGSARKLLASPRAQRRFHVAGGSLLAAAGVWALTARRPG comes from the coding sequence ATGCCCATCGAACTCTGGCTCGCCTTCGTCGCGGCCTCGGCCGTGATGCTGGTCATCCCCGGCCCGACCATCCTCACCGTGATCAGCTACTCGATGTCGCACGGCCGCCGCGCGAACGTGCCGCTAGTGCTGGCCGTGGCGCTGGGCGATTCGACCGCGCTGTTGATGTCGCTGCTGGGCCTGGGCGCGCTGCTGGAAACCTCCGCCTTCTGGTTCACCGCGGTGAAGTGGGTCGGCGGGCTGTACCTGCTGTATCTGAGCATCCGCCTGCTGCGTGCCGGAATCTCCGCCACCGAAATCGCCGCACCCGCCGCTCCGGCATCGCGCTGGCGCCTGTTCCTGAACACCTACCTGGTGACCGCGTTGAACCCGAAGGGCATCGTTTTCTTCGTGGCCTTCCTGCCCCAGTTCCTCAGCCCCGCCGCCAGCGCGACGCAGCAAATGGGAATACTGGGCGTCACCTTCGTGGTGCTGGCCGCCACCAATGCGACGCTGTATGCCGTGTTCGCTGGCAGCGCGCGCAAGCTGCTCGCATCGCCACGGGCACAGCGGCGCTTCCATGTCGCGGGCGGTTCGCTGCTGGCGGCTGCGGGGGTCTGGGCGTTGACGGCGCGCCGGCCTGGGTGA